A DNA window from Castanea sativa cultivar Marrone di Chiusa Pesio chromosome 7, ASM4071231v1 contains the following coding sequences:
- the LOC142643627 gene encoding putative histone H2B.1 → MAPKAEKKPAEKKPAEEKKSTVAEKAPAEKKPKAGKKLPKEGGAGAGDKKKKRTKKSVETYKIYIFKVLKQVHPDIGISSKAMGIMNSFINDIFEKLAQEASRLARYNKKPTITSREIQTAVRLVLPGELAKHAVSEGTKAVTKFTSA, encoded by the coding sequence ATGGCTCCCAAAGCTGAGAAGAAGCCCGCCGAGAAGAAGCCGGCAGAGGAGAAGAAATCGACGGTGGCCGAGAAGGCTCCGGCGGAGAAGAAGCCGAAGGCAGGGAAGAAGCTGCCAAAGGAAGGCGGAGCTGGCGCCGgagacaagaagaagaagcgcACGAAGAAGAGCGTGGAGACTTACAAGATCTACATCTTCAAGGTGTTGAAGCAAGTTCACCCAGACATCGGGATCTCCAGCAAAGCCATGGGGATCATGAACAGCTTCATCAACGATATCTTCGAGAAGCTCGCTCAGGAGGCCTCGCGATTGGCTCGCTACAACAAGAAGCCAACCATCACCTCTCGGGAGATCCAGACCGCGGTCCGTTTGGTCTTGCCTGGTGAGCTCGCTAAGCACGCCGTCTCTGAGGGGACCAAGGCCGTGACCAAGTTTACTAGCGCTTGA